CTTTTGATTGTTGTAGAGATTGAGTTCCCTGATCCGGTATTTTTTTGCGGCATCAAGGCCCTGCAGGCGAATGGGGTTTACAGCAGCTTCGCTGATATATCTCGAATTGGTAAGATAGTTGAACATAACGGCCTTGCTCCGGTCTTTATTAACGAATATAAGCGACGCCAGATCGTTTTCGTAGGGATTTACCAGCCGGAACAGATCACCATGCCATACAATGTCTTTAAAGCCATTGTAATTGTTAACCGCTTGCTGACAGAAAGATCGGTCCTCCGGTTTGAGCTCGTTGGCGCGGATATCAAATCCAAGCTTGCCCATCGAAGCCACATCTACCCGGTATTTTAGCGGCTGTTTGCCCCAATCGGTTACATGGTTACACATGGCAATAGCCGGGTAATAATAGGAGTAATTCCATTGAATGAATACACGCTCCAGCGGATCGGTATCATCGCTCAGCCAGAACTCGGTAAAATATTTCAGGGAATTGTAGTCCGAGCGGCCTCCGCCACCGGAGCAAAGCATCATGGGCACTTTGGGATATTTAGCGCGGATACGCTGTAATACTTTTTCCAGCCCCCGTGTATACTCCACGTATAAATGGGATTGCGGGATCTTATTTTTCTCCAGGTATTGAGAGTGCCCGTTAAAAATCGGAGCATTGCAATCCCACTTGATAAAGGCCAGGTCAGGGTTCTTTTGAAATAAGCCATCTACCACCCCAAACACAAAGTCCTGCACCTGGGGATTGGTAAGGTCCAGTACCAGCTGATTGCGGTAATAGATCTCCGGGCGCTGCGGCTCCCGCAGTACCCAATCAAGATGCTTTTCATACAATTCACTTTTAGGATTTATCATTTCCGGTTCTATCCAGATACCAAATTTGACGCCCTGTTTGCCAGCTTCGTTAACCAGGTAAGGAAGGCCATCCGGAAGCTTTTTTTTATTCTCCTGCCAGTCGCCCAGTCCTGCCTTATCTCCATTCCTGGGATATTTATTACCAAACCAGCCATCGTCCAGCAGGAACAGGTCTACGCCCAGGTCCCTGGCTCCCTTAAAAAGACCTACCAGCTTTTCCTGGTCAAAGTCAAAATAAGTGGCCTCCCAGTTGTTCAGCAGGGTAAGCCGCTGGCCGTTGCCATCCAGCAGCTGGTGGTTGCGCAGCCAGGTTTGCAGATTGCGGCTGCCGGTACCAGTTCCGGCAAACGACAGGGTATAGGTAAACCGAGGGGTTTCAAATGTGGTTCCCGGTTTAAGGCTATAGGCAGACTGGTAGGGGTTGATACCTGCTACCAGGTGCATTTTTTTATTGATATCCGTTTCAAATTGGATGGAATAATTTCCGTTCCAGGCGATCTGTCCGAGCATTACTGTACCGCTGGTTTCTGTAGCTGGTGCGTCCAGTGCCAGCATAAAATTGGGTGAGCCGATGAGGTTCTCGCGGGTGCCCAGTCGCGACTGAATGGTATGCATGCCCTGCCTGAGTTGTGTATGCTCCGGCTGCATTTCTTTTGCCCAGTTGCCATTATAGCTGGTAAGATAATAATCCTTATTATAAAAATAAAGATTGGCCGAGGCATATTTGTTGAGGGTTACAATTCCTTTTTCTGAATGCCGGATCGTGCTCCATTGCTCAATAACATCTTCTTCCTTCCAGGCTTTGAAGAAAAGGTCTACATAAAAAGGGTATACCGCATCCTTTAAAGTGATTTTTGTAAGGATGGCACCGTCTTCATTGGCGATGGTTTTGTTCTCATAACGGAGATCGAGCGAATGATTGCCGTCTGCGTGCACCACCGCAATAGCCGGTTCGGAAAAATTATTATCGATCCCTGCCACTGCAAAAGCGCTGTTGTTGGAGCTGCCGCCATCGCCGGTAAGATGGTACATCCGGTCTAACATCGCATATTCTTCGGGCTCCTGTAATTTTTTCCCGGTATGAATAATCTTTAGATGATTGTTTTTATCCGTTTGCAGTACCACGGCTACATTCCTGGTTTCAACAGGAATGATGATCTGTGCGGCGATGGTTCCCGATAGGTGGCTGAGGACAACAAGACCGATGATTAATAAGCCAATTTTTTTCATATGAATGAGTGCTGTATTTCTGTACAGAGCGAAAATACTTCATTCGTGATGATTTTGCTGCAAACCACTAAAACAGGCAGATGAATTTGCCTGGCCGGCGGTAGGCATATGTTGAATGCCTCAGCATGTACATAAGCACTTACGGCGCTTATCTTCATTTTAATCCATCAGCAATGGCCAGACAGTTATATGCACCCGTGCCAAAGGATCTTAATGATCCAGATGGACCGGAGGTCTACAGCCCCACTGTTATATGATGTTCATTCCCGTCATCCTGCAATGTGATAAACGGCTCGTTCAGCGGTTGCCCGTTTTCACGAAACAGGATACGGCCTTCTTTTTTTTCATTCTTAACATTAAGATTATAATAGGTATTACCAAACCGGTACCGGATCTCATAACCTTCCCATGTATCCGGAATGCAGGGGTTGATGTAAAGACGATTACCTTCCCGGTGCAATCCCAGGATAGAACCAATCGCCAACTGATAAGTCCACCCGGCAGAACCCGTGTACCAGGTCCAGCCACCCCGGCCTTCATGCGGCGGCGCCCCATAAACATCTGCGGCCATTACATAGGGCTCCACTTTGTATTTTTCAACATCCTGTGGTGTGCGTGCGTGGTTGACAGGGTTTACCATTGAAAATAGTTCCCATACCCGCTCTTTATCTTTCAGTGCTGCGAATGCCATAATGGTCCAGATGGCGGCGTGGGTATACTGGCCGCCATTTTCCCGGACGCCTGGCACGTACCCTTTGATGTATCCGGGGTAAAGGTCGGATTTATCGAAGGGAGGTGTAAGCAGTTTAATGATCTGATTCCTGCGGTCTACCAGGTATTCGTTCAATGCATGCATTCCCTGCAGGCTCCGCTCTGGTTCTCCCCCGCCGGATAGCAAGGACCAGCTT
The sequence above is a segment of the Niabella agricola genome. Coding sequences within it:
- a CDS encoding alpha-galactosidase — its product is MKKIGLLIIGLVVLSHLSGTIAAQIIIPVETRNVAVVLQTDKNNHLKIIHTGKKLQEPEEYAMLDRMYHLTGDGGSSNNSAFAVAGIDNNFSEPAIAVVHADGNHSLDLRYENKTIANEDGAILTKITLKDAVYPFYVDLFFKAWKEEDVIEQWSTIRHSEKGIVTLNKYASANLYFYNKDYYLTSYNGNWAKEMQPEHTQLRQGMHTIQSRLGTRENLIGSPNFMLALDAPATETSGTVMLGQIAWNGNYSIQFETDINKKMHLVAGINPYQSAYSLKPGTTFETPRFTYTLSFAGTGTGSRNLQTWLRNHQLLDGNGQRLTLLNNWEATYFDFDQEKLVGLFKGARDLGVDLFLLDDGWFGNKYPRNGDKAGLGDWQENKKKLPDGLPYLVNEAGKQGVKFGIWIEPEMINPKSELYEKHLDWVLREPQRPEIYYRNQLVLDLTNPQVQDFVFGVVDGLFQKNPDLAFIKWDCNAPIFNGHSQYLEKNKIPQSHLYVEYTRGLEKVLQRIRAKYPKVPMMLCSGGGGRSDYNSLKYFTEFWLSDDTDPLERVFIQWNYSYYYPAIAMCNHVTDWGKQPLKYRVDVASMGKLGFDIRANELKPEDRSFCQQAVNNYNGFKDIVWHGDLFRLVNPYENDLASLIFVNKDRSKAVMFNYLTNSRYISEAAVNPIRLQGLDAAKKYRIRELNLYNNQKPGIDESKTYSGDFLMTIGLNPNVTLSRTSVVLSIEAL